One window of Streptomyces sp. NBC_00273 genomic DNA carries:
- a CDS encoding nitroreductase family deazaflavin-dependent oxidoreductase, which translates to MTTDIDWDHPTDPKEGTWQLDHVKLYVGSGGSEGQYWNGTQTLLLTTLGRVSGKPVRTPLIYGEAEGGAYLVVASKGGDPAHPLWYRNLSEHPAVRIQVGPKTMQGTARTATPEERAAYWPVMVGHWPAYDEYQAKTDREIPIVVIEPAG; encoded by the coding sequence ATGACGACCGACATCGACTGGGACCACCCGACCGACCCCAAGGAGGGGACCTGGCAGCTGGACCACGTCAAGCTGTACGTGGGCTCGGGCGGCTCCGAGGGCCAGTACTGGAACGGCACCCAGACCCTTCTGCTCACCACCTTGGGCCGGGTGTCCGGCAAGCCCGTGCGGACCCCGCTCATCTACGGCGAGGCCGAAGGCGGCGCCTACCTGGTCGTCGCCTCCAAGGGGGGCGACCCCGCGCACCCGCTGTGGTACCGGAACCTCTCCGAGCACCCCGCGGTCCGCATCCAGGTCGGCCCGAAGACCATGCAGGGCACGGCCCGTACCGCCACCCCCGAGGAACGCGCCGCGTACTGGCCGGTGATGGTCGGGCACTGGCCCGCGTACGACGAGTACCAGGCCAAGACGGACCGCGAGATCCCGATCGTCGTCATCGAACCCGCTGGATGA
- a CDS encoding serine/threonine-protein kinase, translated as MAESRLIQGRYRSLDLIGRGGMGEVWRARDESLGRQVAVKCLKPIGAEQDAHFTQVLRERFRREARVAASLQHRGVTVVHDFGDDSAAGGPLYLVMELLEGRNLSQLLEDNETRPLPVDVVVDIAEQMAAALGYTHDQGVVHRDLKPANIMRLTDGTVKICDFGIARLAHDIGFTAKLTGGSMAMGTPHYMSPEQIAGGEVDHRSDLYSFGCVLYEIATGAPPFDLGDSWSVLVGHRDNAPVPLREHRPELPGYFDEVVLDLLAKRPEDRPGDARHVHRRLVEARLGPGGLPGAQAPLPPWARGMTAGRKAGIDARPASGEWAVLTGAWTAARPAGAQPVPRPRGAYPPVHPGTTTIIRPAAEEDPRLTAAYGFPRPAGPRGNGPDALAAGHARAYALSRAGRPEEALAGYAAVAEGRTRVLGADHADTLAARQETAYELGRLGRHQEAHDVYRAVLVARERTTGTLHPDTLRCRHNLACALGALGRYADAHAVAAEVAADRAAVLGAEHADTLLTRYEAAYALGRLERWQEALVAFHEVGVVRERVLGRDHPDTLAARYEVGIALGRTGNTQQALDLFRGLVRDRTRAYGVTDPETLRARHVLGVNLGRLERWAEAVAEARQVSALRAEVLGPEHPDTLVSRRELAGGLGRLGRWDEALPIYRDISGIRERSLGDEHPDTALAHADEAHCLERLGQVCYQEP; from the coding sequence ATGGCGGAGTCCAGACTGATCCAGGGCCGTTACCGGTCGCTCGATCTGATCGGGCGCGGCGGCATGGGCGAAGTGTGGCGCGCCCGGGACGAATCGCTGGGCCGACAGGTCGCCGTGAAATGCCTCAAGCCGATCGGCGCCGAGCAGGACGCCCACTTCACCCAGGTGCTCCGCGAGCGGTTCCGGCGCGAGGCGCGCGTGGCCGCCTCCCTCCAGCACCGCGGGGTCACCGTCGTCCACGACTTCGGCGACGACAGCGCCGCGGGCGGCCCGCTCTACCTCGTCATGGAACTCCTCGAAGGCCGCAACCTCAGCCAGCTGCTGGAGGACAACGAGACGCGCCCGCTCCCCGTGGACGTGGTCGTCGACATCGCCGAGCAGATGGCCGCCGCCCTCGGCTACACCCATGACCAGGGCGTCGTCCACCGGGACCTGAAACCCGCCAACATCATGCGGCTCACCGACGGCACCGTGAAGATCTGCGACTTCGGCATCGCCCGCCTCGCCCACGACATCGGCTTCACCGCCAAGCTCACCGGCGGCAGCATGGCCATGGGAACCCCGCACTACATGTCGCCCGAACAGATCGCGGGCGGCGAGGTCGACCACCGCAGCGACCTCTACTCCTTCGGCTGCGTCCTGTACGAGATCGCCACCGGTGCCCCGCCCTTCGACCTCGGTGACTCCTGGTCGGTGCTGGTCGGCCACCGAGACAACGCGCCCGTGCCACTGCGCGAGCACCGCCCCGAGCTGCCCGGCTACTTCGACGAGGTGGTCCTGGACCTGCTCGCCAAGCGCCCCGAGGACCGGCCGGGCGACGCCCGCCACGTGCACCGCCGGCTCGTCGAGGCACGGCTGGGACCGGGCGGACTGCCCGGCGCCCAGGCCCCGCTCCCGCCCTGGGCCCGCGGCATGACCGCCGGCCGCAAGGCCGGCATCGACGCCCGGCCGGCGAGCGGCGAATGGGCGGTGCTCACCGGAGCCTGGACGGCCGCGCGCCCCGCGGGCGCGCAGCCGGTGCCGCGCCCGCGCGGCGCGTACCCCCCGGTCCATCCCGGCACCACCACCATCATCCGTCCCGCGGCCGAGGAGGACCCGCGGCTCACCGCCGCGTACGGATTCCCGCGCCCCGCCGGCCCGCGGGGCAACGGCCCCGACGCGCTCGCCGCCGGCCACGCGCGCGCGTACGCCCTCAGCCGCGCGGGCCGGCCCGAGGAGGCGCTCGCCGGGTACGCGGCCGTGGCCGAGGGGCGCACGCGGGTACTCGGCGCGGACCACGCCGACACCCTCGCGGCGCGCCAGGAGACCGCGTACGAGTTGGGCCGGCTCGGGCGCCACCAGGAGGCGCACGACGTCTACCGGGCGGTGCTCGTCGCCCGCGAGCGGACCACGGGCACGCTCCACCCCGACACCCTGCGCTGCCGGCACAACCTGGCCTGCGCGCTCGGTGCGCTGGGCCGGTACGCGGACGCCCACGCCGTCGCCGCCGAGGTCGCCGCCGACCGGGCGGCCGTCCTGGGCGCCGAGCACGCGGACACCCTGCTGACCCGCTACGAGGCGGCGTACGCGCTCGGCCGCCTGGAGCGCTGGCAGGAGGCCCTGGTCGCCTTCCACGAGGTCGGCGTCGTACGGGAGCGGGTGCTCGGCCGCGACCACCCCGACACCCTGGCCGCCCGCTACGAGGTCGGCATCGCGCTCGGCCGCACCGGCAACACGCAACAGGCCCTCGACCTGTTCCGGGGTCTGGTCCGCGACCGCACCCGCGCCTACGGGGTCACCGACCCCGAGACGCTGCGCGCCCGGCACGTCCTCGGCGTCAACCTGGGCCGGCTGGAGCGCTGGGCGGAAGCGGTGGCCGAGGCGCGCCAGGTGAGCGCCCTGCGCGCCGAGGTGCTCGGGCCCGAGCACCCGGACACGCTGGTCAGCCGCCGGGAGTTGGCCGGAGGGCTGGGCCGGCTGGGCCGCTGGGACGAGGCGCTGCCCATCTACCGCGACATCTCCGGCATCCGCGAGCGGTCCCTCGGCGACGAACATCCCGACACGGCCCTGGCCCACGCCGACGAGGCCCACTGTCTGGAGCGGCTCGGCCAGGTGTGCTACCAAGAGCCATGA
- a CDS encoding TetR/AcrR family transcriptional regulator, whose amino-acid sequence MSTPRKSPPAADRRTLIADTAIDLVAAAGLRGLTHRAVDGAAGLPAGSTSYYFRTRTALIGACYQRLAELDLGDLGDVGDPAGLGDLGGAPASEGPPAAPAVDREAAAAALAGLLHRWLTVGRARQLARFELSLEAARNPELEADFHRAGQGARVRAAGILAALGAQRPEEAAELLVAWTDGLLYDRLAGALARSRPAPDLAELASVTRRMLDAVLAHAA is encoded by the coding sequence ATGTCCACCCCTCGCAAGAGCCCGCCCGCGGCGGATCGCAGAACGCTGATCGCCGACACGGCGATCGACCTCGTCGCCGCCGCCGGGCTCCGGGGGCTGACCCATCGCGCGGTCGACGGCGCGGCGGGACTGCCGGCCGGCAGCACCTCGTACTACTTCCGTACGAGGACGGCGCTGATCGGAGCTTGCTACCAGCGGCTGGCCGAGCTGGACCTGGGCGATCTCGGCGATGTCGGTGATCCAGCGGGCCTCGGTGACCTCGGGGGCGCTCCCGCGTCCGAGGGTCCGCCCGCGGCCCCGGCGGTGGACCGGGAGGCGGCCGCGGCCGCGCTGGCCGGACTGCTGCACCGCTGGCTCACGGTGGGCCGCGCGCGCCAGCTGGCCCGCTTCGAACTCAGTCTGGAAGCGGCCCGCAATCCCGAACTGGAGGCGGACTTCCATCGGGCGGGGCAGGGGGCCCGGGTCCGCGCCGCGGGCATCCTCGCCGCGCTCGGCGCGCAGCGGCCCGAGGAGGCCGCCGAACTGCTGGTCGCCTGGACGGACGGGCTCCTCTACGACCGGCTGGCCGGTGCCCTCGCCCGCTCCCGCCCGGCCCCGGACCTCGCCGAACTGGCCTCCGTCACCCGGCGGATGCTCGACGCGGTCCTCGCCCACGCGGCCTGA
- a CDS encoding FAD-dependent monooxygenase — MATVQRHAVVAGAGIGGLTAAVALHRHGWRVIVCERAAGPTAVGAGIVLAPNALRAFDTIGFDITRSAGRTVPAAMGLRRPDGRWLSRADTAALAARFGGPPLALHRSALADALASALPATAIRYGVAVTSVDDADGAPVVRTDAGDLHGADLVIAADGIHSPLRRQYFPDHPGLHHSGETAWRTVLPAAANSAGTATAETWGRGERFGVVPLADGRTYLYATAVVPAGRRPADVRAELLRRYGTWHDPIPALLERIDPAAVLQHDLYDLAAPLPRFHRGRLAWLGDAAHAMTPNLGQGGCQAVEDAAVLGHLLAGIDAADVPAALAAYSAARCARTDAIRVRARRAGRVAALTHPLAVAVRDLAVRATPARAATRAMAALFEGFALPDGMGTVPAGVATRW; from the coding sequence ATGGCGACGGTTCAGCGTCACGCGGTCGTGGCAGGAGCGGGGATCGGCGGGCTCACCGCGGCCGTGGCCCTGCACCGTCACGGCTGGCGGGTCATCGTGTGCGAGCGGGCGGCCGGGCCGACCGCGGTCGGCGCCGGGATCGTGCTCGCCCCCAACGCCCTGCGCGCCTTCGACACCATCGGCTTCGACATCACCCGCTCAGCGGGCCGCACCGTCCCCGCGGCGATGGGCCTGCGCCGCCCGGACGGCCGCTGGCTCAGCCGCGCCGACACCGCCGCGCTGGCCGCCCGCTTCGGTGGCCCGCCGCTCGCCCTGCACCGCTCGGCGCTGGCCGACGCCCTGGCCTCCGCCCTGCCCGCCACGGCGATCCGCTACGGCGTCGCCGTCACCTCGGTGGACGACGCCGACGGTGCCCCGGTGGTCCGCACCGACGCCGGCGATCTTCACGGCGCCGATCTCGTCATCGCCGCCGACGGCATCCACAGCCCCCTGCGCCGCCAGTACTTCCCGGACCACCCCGGCCTCCACCACAGCGGGGAGACCGCCTGGCGCACGGTCCTGCCCGCCGCCGCGAACAGCGCGGGGACGGCGACCGCCGAGACCTGGGGCCGCGGCGAGCGCTTCGGCGTGGTCCCGCTCGCCGACGGCCGGACCTACCTCTACGCCACCGCCGTCGTCCCCGCCGGCCGTCGTCCCGCCGACGTCCGCGCCGAACTCCTGCGCCGCTACGGCACTTGGCACGACCCGATCCCGGCCCTGCTGGAGCGGATCGACCCGGCGGCCGTGCTCCAGCACGACCTGTACGACCTGGCGGCCCCGCTCCCCCGCTTCCACCGCGGGCGCCTGGCCTGGCTCGGCGACGCCGCCCACGCCATGACCCCCAACCTGGGCCAGGGCGGCTGCCAGGCCGTCGAGGACGCCGCGGTCCTCGGCCACCTCCTGGCGGGCATCGACGCCGCGGACGTCCCGGCCGCCCTCGCCGCCTACAGCGCGGCCCGCTGCGCACGCACCGACGCCATCCGCGTCCGCGCCCGCCGGGCGGGCCGGGTCGCCGCCCTCACCCACCCCCTCGCGGTGGCCGTCCGCGACCTCGCGGTCCGCGCCACCCCGGCCCGGGCCGCGACCCGTGCGATGGCGGCGCTGTTCGAGGGATTCGCGCTCCCCGACGGAATGGGCACCGTGCCCGCGGGCGTTGCCACTCGTTGGTGA
- a CDS encoding GNAT family N-acetyltransferase → MSGMVTEIRPPRHDEMTAYYRALPFTNGLPSWEPADAAWHGGPEPWPPQQAPASADQLEKLAAADIKDDSFHPIATFVDGRCVGASGTISFEVTVPGGGTGRMAGVTSTGVIATHRRRGHLRQMMQAMFDAALERGEPLAMLSASEGSIYGRFGFSPATYRTRWELARHEAALLPAEPDPGSLELVDAAQAKKAWPGVHAQVRAHRVGELSPLPGQWDGLSDEADGTNGPLRYLTHRDRHGHVDGIANFRLPWSPTTDRAGTLVVEALEATNPAAYRALWGLLIDFDLTKTVVAAARPRDEPLRWMLTNPRAMRITRQTDNLWARLLDVPRALTQRSYLAPGELRFTIGDDRMCRANNRTWHLTTDGPVATCVPTDGTADLTITLAALSSLYFGGMSASHLAGAGHIAPHTDRAIGRLARMFWTDPEPHNSFGF, encoded by the coding sequence ATGTCCGGCATGGTGACCGAGATCCGCCCGCCGCGGCACGACGAGATGACCGCGTACTACCGGGCATTGCCGTTCACGAACGGATTGCCGAGTTGGGAGCCCGCGGACGCGGCGTGGCACGGCGGCCCGGAGCCCTGGCCCCCGCAGCAGGCGCCCGCGAGCGCGGACCAGCTCGAGAAGTTGGCCGCGGCCGACATCAAGGACGACTCCTTCCACCCGATCGCGACGTTCGTCGACGGCAGGTGCGTCGGCGCATCCGGCACCATCTCCTTCGAGGTGACGGTTCCCGGCGGAGGAACGGGACGAATGGCCGGCGTCACTTCCACCGGGGTCATCGCCACGCACCGCCGGCGCGGGCACCTGCGGCAGATGATGCAGGCCATGTTCGATGCGGCCCTGGAGCGGGGCGAGCCGTTGGCGATGCTCAGCGCGAGCGAGGGCAGCATCTACGGGCGGTTCGGATTCTCGCCCGCGACCTACCGCACCCGGTGGGAGCTGGCCCGTCACGAAGCCGCTCTCCTTCCGGCGGAACCCGATCCCGGGTCGCTGGAGCTGGTCGACGCTGCGCAGGCGAAGAAGGCCTGGCCCGGGGTGCACGCGCAGGTGCGTGCCCACCGCGTCGGGGAACTCAGCCCTCTCCCCGGACAGTGGGACGGGTTGTCCGACGAAGCCGACGGCACGAACGGGCCGCTGCGCTACCTCACCCACCGCGACCGGCACGGCCATGTGGACGGCATCGCCAACTTCCGACTGCCGTGGTCACCGACCACGGACCGTGCCGGAACCCTCGTGGTGGAAGCCCTGGAGGCGACGAACCCGGCGGCCTACCGTGCGCTGTGGGGACTACTGATCGACTTCGACCTCACCAAGACCGTCGTGGCGGCCGCCCGTCCGCGCGACGAACCCCTGCGGTGGATGCTCACGAACCCTCGGGCGATGCGCATCACCCGCCAGACGGACAACCTCTGGGCGCGCCTCCTCGACGTCCCCCGCGCCCTCACGCAGCGCTCGTACCTGGCGCCCGGCGAGCTCAGGTTCACGATCGGCGACGACCGGATGTGCCGGGCGAACAACAGGACGTGGCATCTGACAACCGACGGCCCCGTGGCGACGTGCGTTCCCACCGACGGGACGGCAGACCTGACCATCACCCTCGCAGCGCTCAGCTCGCTCTACTTCGGAGGCATGTCGGCGAGCCACCTGGCAGGTGCGGGCCACATCGCTCCGCACACCGACCGTGCGATCGGGCGGCTGGCACGGATGTTCTGGACCGACCCCGAACCGCACAACTCCTTCGGTTTCTGA
- a CDS encoding alpha/beta hydrolase family protein, producing the protein MKHISGDRHPGPTRRALLTAGAGAALAAGCARGGASGAPAAASSGSAPPTAAAGNLTPGAMTLFKDPAYNFNGLLALGGSGAGAAEVGEVLTAVNTINGAGLTAQTYVQTFRSLGDQLLEAPPGAPADGQTKRFRALRAAQYYAQAPFFVLGSDDPGSEEALYKAGRGAWDTFCGLCEPAPVKADVPYGATPLPVWFFRPDTSGTPRPTVILTNGSDGQNVDMWTYGVPAALDRGWNALVYDGPGQGQLLFVDQVVFTPTWEKVVTPLVDWLTARSDVDPDKIALTGLSMAGDLAPRAAAFETRIAALVAMPGCVEPWLGFPPEIRKILTPDKQETNDIWNKEVVPELPPDAADVMKKRFEPFSIPAMLEARRGKLFTDFYTPATRIQALSITDVVGRIKAPTLVLDYEGEQFYPGQPRQMYDALTSPKDYLKLTAAQGAQLHCSPMAPQLHCEVVFDWLQKTLLNR; encoded by the coding sequence ATGAAGCACATATCCGGTGATCGGCACCCCGGCCCCACCCGTCGTGCCCTGCTCACCGCCGGGGCGGGCGCCGCCCTCGCGGCGGGCTGCGCCCGCGGCGGCGCCTCGGGCGCTCCGGCGGCAGCGTCCAGCGGCTCCGCCCCGCCCACCGCGGCCGCGGGCAACCTCACCCCGGGCGCGATGACGCTGTTCAAGGACCCGGCGTACAACTTCAACGGACTCCTCGCGCTCGGTGGCTCGGGCGCCGGCGCCGCCGAGGTCGGCGAGGTCCTCACGGCCGTGAACACGATCAACGGCGCCGGGCTGACCGCGCAGACGTACGTGCAGACCTTCCGATCACTCGGCGACCAGCTCCTGGAGGCACCCCCGGGTGCCCCGGCAGACGGCCAGACCAAGCGGTTCCGGGCGCTGCGCGCCGCCCAGTACTACGCGCAGGCGCCGTTCTTCGTCCTCGGCTCGGACGACCCCGGCAGCGAGGAAGCGCTGTACAAGGCGGGACGCGGGGCCTGGGACACCTTCTGCGGCCTGTGCGAGCCCGCCCCCGTGAAGGCGGACGTGCCCTACGGGGCCACGCCGCTGCCGGTGTGGTTCTTCCGCCCCGACACCTCCGGCACCCCCCGCCCGACGGTGATCCTGACCAACGGCAGCGACGGCCAGAACGTGGACATGTGGACCTACGGGGTTCCCGCCGCACTGGACCGGGGCTGGAACGCGCTCGTCTACGACGGGCCGGGCCAGGGCCAGCTGCTCTTCGTGGACCAGGTCGTCTTCACGCCCACCTGGGAGAAGGTCGTCACGCCCCTCGTCGACTGGCTGACGGCCCGCTCCGACGTGGACCCGGACAAGATCGCCCTCACGGGTCTGAGCATGGCGGGGGACCTCGCCCCGAGGGCGGCGGCGTTCGAGACCCGGATCGCCGCGCTGGTGGCCATGCCGGGCTGCGTGGAGCCGTGGTTGGGCTTCCCGCCGGAGATCCGAAAGATCCTCACTCCGGACAAGCAGGAGACGAACGACATCTGGAACAAGGAGGTGGTCCCCGAACTGCCTCCGGACGCGGCCGACGTGATGAAGAAGCGCTTCGAGCCGTTCTCCATCCCCGCGATGCTCGAAGCCCGTCGGGGAAAGCTGTTCACCGACTTCTACACTCCCGCCACCCGGATCCAGGCGTTGTCGATCACCGATGTCGTCGGCCGCATCAAGGCACCCACCCTGGTGCTGGACTACGAGGGCGAGCAGTTCTATCCCGGCCAGCCGCGCCAAATGTACGACGCCCTCACCTCGCCCAAGGACTACCTGAAACTGACGGCGGCCCAGGGCGCGCAGCTGCACTGTTCCCCCATGGCCCCGCAGCTGCACTGCGAGGTCGTCTTCGACTGGCTCCAGAAGACGCTCCTGAACCGCTGA
- a CDS encoding PPOX class F420-dependent oxidoreductase codes for MSAALSDDLKKLIDDGPVFATVATIQPDGSPQLSVTWLTRDGDDLLVSTTVGRRKEKNLRADPRITVMINPANAPYTYAEVRGTAHLTTEGGQELINELSRKYTGKDYADFNPASKDDAERVVVRVSPRKVVGSI; via the coding sequence GTGTCCGCCGCACTCTCCGACGACCTGAAGAAACTCATCGACGACGGCCCGGTCTTCGCGACCGTGGCCACGATCCAGCCGGACGGCAGCCCGCAGCTGTCGGTCACCTGGCTCACCCGGGACGGCGACGACCTGCTGGTCTCCACGACGGTCGGCCGCCGCAAGGAGAAGAACCTGCGCGCGGACCCGCGGATCACGGTCATGATCAACCCGGCGAACGCGCCCTACACCTACGCCGAGGTCCGCGGCACCGCCCACCTGACCACGGAGGGCGGCCAAGAGCTGATCAACGAGCTGTCGCGCAAGTACACGGGCAAGGACTACGCGGACTTCAACCCGGCGTCGAAGGACGACGCCGAGCGCGTCGTCGTCCGCGTCAGCCCGCGCAAGGTCGTCGGCTCGATCTGA
- a CDS encoding IS481 family transposase codes for MSHRNARLTVFGRRLLVERVVSGRPVAHVAAEMGISRATAHKWMRRWRTEGEAGLHDRSSRPRTTPHRTSAAIEARVCDLRRTRKLGPARIGPVLGLPASTVHRILTRHGLHRLAWIDRPTGTPIRRYERERPGELIHVDVKKLGRIPDGGGHRVLGRDAGRPIRGMGFDYVHSAVDDHSRLAYSEIHPDEKVATCAGFLTRAAAFFHTQGITRIERVLTDNAWAYRKGLAWKAVLADLGAAGRLTRAYRPQTNGKVERFNRTLLDEWAYLRPYTSNDERTAALADFLHTYNHHRCHTALDGKPPISRVNNPAGQYT; via the coding sequence GTGTCCCACCGTAATGCCCGGCTGACCGTCTTCGGTAGGCGCCTGCTGGTCGAACGAGTCGTATCGGGCCGCCCGGTCGCCCACGTGGCCGCCGAGATGGGCATCTCGCGGGCCACCGCCCACAAATGGATGCGCCGGTGGCGGACGGAAGGCGAGGCCGGACTGCACGACCGATCCAGCCGGCCACGCACGACACCGCACCGGACTTCGGCCGCCATCGAGGCGAGGGTCTGTGACCTGCGCCGGACCCGCAAACTGGGGCCCGCCCGCATCGGCCCGGTCCTGGGACTGCCCGCCTCGACCGTCCACCGCATTCTGACCCGGCATGGTCTGCACCGCCTGGCCTGGATCGACCGCCCGACCGGCACCCCGATCCGCCGCTACGAACGCGAGCGACCCGGCGAGCTCATCCACGTCGACGTGAAGAAGCTCGGCCGGATCCCCGACGGCGGCGGCCACCGTGTCCTGGGCCGCGACGCGGGCCGACCCATCCGCGGCATGGGCTTCGACTACGTCCACTCCGCGGTCGACGACCACTCCCGCCTGGCCTACAGCGAGATCCACCCGGACGAGAAAGTCGCGACGTGCGCAGGCTTCCTCACACGCGCCGCCGCGTTCTTCCACACCCAGGGCATCACCCGCATCGAACGCGTTCTCACCGACAACGCGTGGGCCTACCGCAAAGGCCTGGCCTGGAAGGCCGTCCTGGCCGACCTCGGCGCTGCCGGAAGGCTCACCCGTGCCTACCGGCCTCAGACCAACGGCAAGGTCGAACGTTTCAACCGCACCCTCCTCGACGAGTGGGCCTACCTACGGCCCTACACCTCGAACGACGAGCGGACCGCGGCCCTGGCAGACTTCCTCCACACCTACAACCATCACCGCTGCCACACCGCACTCGACGGCAAGCCACCCATCAGCCGCGTGAACAACCCTGCGGGTCAATACACCTAG
- a CDS encoding phytoene desaturase family protein: protein MTTFGRDVYDDVIVGGGHNGLVAAAYLARAGRSVLVLERLGNTGGAAISSRPFVGVDARLSRYSYLVSLLPSKIVRDLDLRFAVRRRTISSYTPTERGGRPGGLLVGGGEQRTRESFARLTGSEREYESWRAFYGTTGRVAEKVFPTLTEPLPTRAELRARIDDEAAWRMLFEEPLGQAVERNFADDLVRGVVLTDGLIGTFADAHDPSLAQNRCFLYHVIGGGTGDWDVPVGGMGALTDALAAAARAAGAEIATGHEVLRIDTDGVAPAEVVFRTATGEGRVVGRTVLVNASPQALAELLGEAPPEGAAPAPEGAQLKVNMLLRRLPRLRDTSVDPSEAFGGTFHIAEGYAELARAYAEAASGELPSVPPSEIYCHSLTDPTILGPELVEQGYQTLTLFGLHAPARLFGHDNQQAREVLLTATLAQLDAHLAEPLTDCLAFDADGRPCIEAKTPLDLERELRLPGGHIFHRDLSWPYADHGGRWGVETAHRNVLLCGAGAVRGGGVSGVPGHNAAMAVLGH from the coding sequence ATGACGACCTTCGGGCGGGACGTGTACGACGACGTGATCGTGGGCGGCGGGCACAACGGCCTGGTGGCCGCCGCGTACCTGGCGCGGGCGGGCCGCTCGGTGCTGGTCCTGGAGCGGCTCGGGAACACGGGCGGGGCGGCGATCTCCAGCCGCCCCTTCGTGGGCGTCGACGCCAGACTGTCGCGCTACTCGTACCTCGTCTCCCTGCTCCCGTCGAAGATCGTGCGCGACCTGGACCTGCGGTTCGCGGTGCGCCGCCGCACGATCTCCTCGTACACGCCCACCGAACGGGGCGGGCGGCCCGGCGGACTCCTCGTCGGCGGCGGAGAGCAGCGCACCCGGGAGTCCTTCGCGCGGCTGACCGGCTCGGAGCGGGAGTACGAGAGCTGGCGCGCCTTCTACGGGACCACCGGGCGGGTCGCCGAGAAGGTGTTCCCGACCCTGACCGAGCCCCTGCCCACGCGGGCGGAGCTGCGGGCCCGGATCGACGACGAGGCCGCCTGGCGGATGCTCTTCGAGGAGCCCCTCGGGCAGGCCGTGGAGCGGAACTTCGCCGACGACCTGGTCCGCGGGGTGGTCCTGACGGACGGGCTGATCGGCACCTTCGCGGACGCGCACGACCCCTCCCTCGCGCAGAACCGCTGCTTCCTCTACCACGTCATCGGTGGTGGGACCGGCGACTGGGACGTGCCCGTGGGCGGCATGGGCGCGTTGACGGACGCCCTCGCGGCGGCGGCCCGGGCGGCCGGTGCCGAGATCGCGACCGGCCACGAGGTGCTGCGGATCGACACGGACGGGGTCGCCCCGGCCGAGGTGGTGTTCCGCACGGCGACCGGGGAGGGCCGGGTCGTCGGCCGCACGGTCCTGGTGAACGCCTCGCCGCAGGCCCTGGCCGAACTCCTCGGCGAAGCCCCGCCGGAGGGCGCGGCCCCGGCCCCCGAGGGCGCCCAGCTCAAGGTCAACATGCTGCTGCGCCGACTGCCCCGGCTCCGGGACACCTCGGTGGACCCGAGCGAGGCCTTCGGCGGCACCTTCCACATCGCCGAGGGCTACGCCGAGCTCGCCCGCGCCTACGCGGAGGCCGCCTCCGGCGAACTGCCCTCCGTACCGCCCTCGGAGATCTACTGCCACTCCCTGACCGACCCGACGATCCTCGGCCCGGAACTGGTGGAGCAGGGCTACCAGACCCTCACCCTCTTCGGCCTGCACGCGCCGGCCAGGCTGTTCGGACACGACAACCAGCAGGCCCGCGAGGTCCTGCTGACGGCCACCCTCGCGCAGCTCGACGCGCACCTGGCCGAACCGCTCACCGACTGCCTCGCCTTCGACGCGGACGGCCGCCCGTGCATCGAGGCGAAGACCCCGCTGGACCTGGAGCGCGAACTGCGGCTGCCCGGCGGCCACATCTTCCACCGGGACCTGTCCTGGCCCTACGCCGACCATGGCGGTCGGTGGGGCGTGGAGACCGCCCACCGCAACGTCCTGCTGTGCGGGGCGGGCGCGGTCCGCGGCGGCGGAGTCAGCGGGGTCCCCGGACACAACGCGGCGATGGCGGTACTCGGACACTAG
- a CDS encoding VOC family protein yields MIAELQCVVLDCPEPQSLAEFYRSLLGGNVNQPDRRWSLGESWATLHTPSGLVLAFQQALDHVPPRWPDPTRPQQFHLDLGVPDLDRAQEEVLAAGGTLLDGSDGRGWRIYADPAGHPFCLVRH; encoded by the coding sequence ATGATCGCCGAACTGCAATGCGTGGTCCTGGACTGCCCCGAGCCGCAGTCGCTCGCCGAGTTCTACCGGTCCCTGCTGGGCGGGAACGTCAACCAGCCGGACCGCCGCTGGTCGCTCGGCGAGAGCTGGGCGACGCTCCACACCCCCTCGGGCCTGGTCCTCGCCTTCCAGCAGGCCCTGGACCACGTGCCGCCGCGCTGGCCCGACCCCACCCGGCCGCAGCAGTTCCACCTGGACCTCGGCGTCCCGGACCTGGACCGGGCCCAGGAGGAGGTGCTGGCCGCCGGCGGGACGCTGCTCGACGGCTCGGACGGGCGCGGCTGGCGGATCTACGCGGACCCGGCGGGGCACCCCTTCTGCCTCGTACGGCACTAG